A window of Pseudomonadota bacterium genomic DNA:
GCGACCCGTTTAAAAACTATGTATGAAAAGATGGTTCTGATACGAAAATTTGAGGAGCGTATAATAGAGCTTGTACAGGAACAGGGAAGGATTCCGGGCATGCAAATCCTTGCCAACGGCCAGGAAGCAGTTGCTGTTGGTATTATTGAAGCACTTAATGCTGATGATGTGATTGTCAGCAATCACAGAAGTCATGGGCATCTTCTCGCAAAAGGGGCTGATCCAAAATATCTTATGGCAGAAATTATGGGAAAGGCAGGTGGAGTCAATAAAGGCAAATCAGGAACACTGCATTTGGCAGTGCCTGAAGTAAATGCGCTTATGACATCAACAGTAGTCGGGGCCGGGCCGCCTCTGGCCGCAGGAGTTGCGTTTGCACAGCAATATAGAAACGAACCCAATATTACAGTAGTATTTTTCGGTGATGGCGCGGCCGCTGAGGGTAGTGTGCATGAGGCAATGAATCTTGCCGCTTTATGGAAATTGCCCGTTCTTTTTGTTTGTGAGAATAATTGCTGGGCAGGAGCTCAAAGCCTTGCCCAACATTGTTCTGTGGGAGAAATAGCCCAACGGGGGATTGCCTATGGTATGCCAGGCGAATATGTTGATGGTAATGATGTTGAAAAAGTTTATGCACTTGCCTCATTTATGACGGATTATTGCCGTAGCGGAAAAGGGCCCGCACTGATTGAAGCAAAGACTTACAGAATGCGCGGACATGGCGAAAACGATCATCAGCATTATGTGGAAAAAGAAGAGCTTGCTTTTTGGAAAAAAAAATGTCCTGTCAGAAATTTGAGAGAAAAGATGTTAAGAGAAAGTATAGTTACAGGAGATGAACTCCGGACAATTGAGACAAATATTAATGCTATGGTTGATGAGTCTGTGGCTTTTGCAGATGA
This region includes:
- a CDS encoding thiamine pyrophosphate-dependent dehydrogenase E1 component subunit alpha; this translates as MEAQLNATRLKTMYEKMVLIRKFEERIIELVQEQGRIPGMQILANGQEAVAVGIIEALNADDVIVSNHRSHGHLLAKGADPKYLMAEIMGKAGGVNKGKSGTLHLAVPEVNALMTSTVVGAGPPLAAGVAFAQQYRNEPNITVVFFGDGAAAEGSVHEAMNLAALWKLPVLFVCENNCWAGAQSLAQHCSVGEIAQRGIAYGMPGEYVDGNDVEKVYALASFMTDYCRSGKGPALIEAKTYRMRGHGENDHQHYVEKEELAFWKKKCPVRNLREKMLRESIVTGDELRTIETNINAMVDESVAFADESPYPLAEEALTDVWV